Genomic window (Bacillus vallismortis):
GCGTTCAAAAAGTGACGCAGAGAGATAGGGGAAAAGGCGCCCGTGAGTATCACACGGCTCTGAAAGCAACGGACGGGCTCTACACAAAGGACAAGAATGTGTTTTTGGCATTATGCTTTGCTGATTGTGTGCCTCTTTTCTTCTATGATCCGGTTAAATCGCTTGTCGGGGTCGCCCATGCCGGGTGGAAAGGCACTGTCAAACAGATTGGCAGAGAAATGGTGAAGCGATGGACCGAGCAGGAAGGGTCAAATTTATCGGATATCTATGCTGTTATTGGACCGTCTATCAGCGGAGCATGCTATACGGTAGACGACCGTGTTATGGATGCTGTCCGGGCATTGCCGGTTTCGGCAGGACGTGCCGTTAATCAGACGGAAAAGGCACAATATCAGCTTGATCTGAAAGAGCTGAACCGCCTTATACTGATCGACAGCGGTTTGGCAACTGAACAGATCTCTGTCAGCGGTTTATGCACGGAAAGTGAGCCGTCTCTTTTCTATTCTCACCGCCGTGATCAGGGGAAAACTGGACGGATGATGTCCTTTATCGGAATGAAGGAGGCATAAAAGATCTTGCGTGTTGTTGATCATTTACGACATATAAACGAACGAATAAACGAAGCATGTAACAGATCGGGCCGCAGCTCCGATGAAGTTACGGTTATTGCAGTCACAAAATATGTATCGCCTGAAAGAGCACAGGAGGCAGTGGATGCGGGCATCACCTGCCTCGGAGAGAACCGGGACGCGGAACTGCTCCGCAAACAGGAAATCATAAAAGGGAATCCGGAATGGCATTTTATCGGCAGTCTGCAATCAAGAAAAGCAAAAGCCGTTGTCAATGCGGTTTCCTATATCCATTCCTTAGACCGGCTCTCATTAGCGAAAGAAATTGAAAAACGGGCTGAAGGTACTGTCAAGTGCTTTGTGCAGGTCAATACCTCTCTTGAGCCTTCTAAACACGGCATGAAAAAAGAAGAAGTCATACCATTCATACAGGAGCTTTCCGGTTTCGAACATATCGTTGTGGCCGGACTGATGACAATGGCTCCGCTGACTGATGAGCAAGATCAGGTCAGAAGCTGTTTCCGGTTGCTGAGAGAACTCCGTCATCAGGTTCAGGAGCTGAAACAGCCGAACGCTCCGTGTACAGAACTGTCGATGGGCATGTCAAATGATTTTGAAATTGCAATTGAAGAAGGGGCTACTTATATTAGAATCGGCTCATCGTTAGTCGGAAATGAAACAGGGGGTGTACAGCAATGAGTATGAAAAATAAACTGAAAAACTTTTTCTCAATGGAAGAAGAAGAATACGAATATGAATATATTGAGACAGAGCGGGAATCTGACGAAGAGCAGCAGGAGCAAAAAGAAAAGCCGGCTTACGCTGCTCATAAACCTGCGGGCAAACAGAATGTAGTGAGCTTGCAAAGTGTTCAGAAATCCTCTAAAGTGGTGTTGAGTGAGCCGCGCGTTTATGCGGAGGCACAGGAAATAGCCGACCATTTGAAGAACCGGCGGGCAGTGGTCGTCAATCTTCAGCGGATCCAGCATGACCAGGCTAAGCGGATTGTTGACTTTTTAAGCGGAACCG
Coding sequences:
- the pgeF gene encoding peptidoglycan editing factor PgeF; its protein translation is MNTYHPFSLTTPSTLMIQDWTQTNQNNREVIAGFTTKNGGVSQKPFESLNTGLHVHDKDADVVKNREYIADMFNIDLQSWVFADQTHDNRVQKVTQRDRGKGAREYHTALKATDGLYTKDKNVFLALCFADCVPLFFYDPVKSLVGVAHAGWKGTVKQIGREMVKRWTEQEGSNLSDIYAVIGPSISGACYTVDDRVMDAVRALPVSAGRAVNQTEKAQYQLDLKELNRLILIDSGLATEQISVSGLCTESEPSLFYSHRRDQGKTGRMMSFIGMKEA
- the sepF gene encoding cell division protein SepF; this translates as MSMKNKLKNFFSMEEEEYEYEYIETERESDEEQQEQKEKPAYAAHKPAGKQNVVSLQSVQKSSKVVLSEPRVYAEAQEIADHLKNRRAVVVNLQRIQHDQAKRIVDFLSGTVYAIGGDIQRIGSDIFLCTPDNVDVSGTISELISEDEHQRW
- a CDS encoding YggS family pyridoxal phosphate-dependent enzyme, which translates into the protein MRVVDHLRHINERINEACNRSGRSSDEVTVIAVTKYVSPERAQEAVDAGITCLGENRDAELLRKQEIIKGNPEWHFIGSLQSRKAKAVVNAVSYIHSLDRLSLAKEIEKRAEGTVKCFVQVNTSLEPSKHGMKKEEVIPFIQELSGFEHIVVAGLMTMAPLTDEQDQVRSCFRLLRELRHQVQELKQPNAPCTELSMGMSNDFEIAIEEGATYIRIGSSLVGNETGGVQQ